In the genome of Candidatus Delongbacteria bacterium, the window TCTTCAGGATTAAATAAAATAGAACTTAATACGGCTCTTTCAATGTTTAAACTATATATACTATCCATTATTTTGCTCTTTTGCCTCTTCTTCTACTTCTTTTAAAAATCTTTCAACCAATTGATTTGTAGGAAGTTTTGCGACAACTTCCCCTTTTCTCATAATCAAACCGCTCCCTTTTCCATAGGCAATTGCCACATCAGCACTTTTGGCTTCTCCTATAGCATTTACAACACATCCCATCACTGAAACATTCAATGGTGTTTTAATATGTTTAGTGGCATTTTCTACTTGAGCTACTGCTTCCACAAGATCAACTTCAATTCTTCCACAAGTAGGACATGAAATTATATTTAAACCTTCTTTTGTAATTCCAGCATCTTTTAATATTGCTCTTCCAACTTCAATCTCTTTTTCAAGTTCACCTGTTATTGATACTCTTAATGTGTCCCCTATTCCATCAAGAAGCAAAGATCCTAGCGCAATAGAAGACTTAATAGTAGAATGAAATAAAGTTCCAGCTTCAGTAACACCAAGATGAAATGGATAATTATTCAACGGTCTTAACATTCTATATGCTTCCACTGTTCTTTGAACATCACTTGCTTTGAGTGAAATTTTAATATCTGTAAAATCTAAATCTTCTAAATATTTAATATTATATAAAGCAGATTCTACCATCCCACGCGCTGTTTGTCCGTATTTATCTTCAAATTGAGATTCCAAAGACCCACAATTTACTCCAATTCTCACTGGAAGATTTCTTTGTTTACAAGCTTTTACTATCTCTTTTATTCGAGATTTTTCACCAATATTTCCAGGATTGAATCTGATACAATCAACCACCTCTGCTGCTTTTAGGGCTAGTTTATAGTTAAAATGAATATCTGCAACAATTG includes:
- the ispG gene encoding flavodoxin-dependent (E)-4-hydroxy-3-methylbut-2-enyl-diphosphate synthase — translated: MINRYPTKKIYVGNVPIGGDSPISVQSMTYSKTQDIDATVEQIKLLHFAGADIVRVAVPDMDAALALKSIKEQSSLPIVADIHFNYKLALKAAEVVDCIRFNPGNIGEKSRIKEIVKACKQRNLPVRIGVNCGSLESQFEDKYGQTARGMVESALYNIKYLEDLDFTDIKISLKASDVQRTVEAYRMLRPLNNYPFHLGVTEAGTLFHSTIKSSIALGSLLLDGIGDTLRVSITGELEKEIEVGRAILKDAGITKEGLNIISCPTCGRIEVDLVEAVAQVENATKHIKTPLNVSVMGCVVNAIGEAKSADVAIAYGKGSGLIMRKGEVVAKLPTNQLVERFLKEVEEEAKEQNNG